Proteins encoded in a region of the Benincasa hispida cultivar B227 chromosome 2, ASM972705v1, whole genome shotgun sequence genome:
- the LOC120071124 gene encoding uncharacterized protein LOC120071124 isoform X2 gives MQGTSKVILGATLIMVVSLAIVLGLILVLLAELYCSLLLRRRRLRVAPPTTTSNTSADPVVAATDISRSLPSAPRRDNNRSAISLSSLYAHGVLSAPRNFLFPTVPCVKDNNVTDVAEPEAKSQSSQLHRVIDIDTHESSLSPHRIGRISTPSHPPSPIISASADLYISKACALSKLNPSIACNDSSSNGSDHFMYISNPIYDNDAIRPSRGDTPFETPNSSPSGLERCSSSSEEDEIVASPSSTIHSLPTTPPLTPMKKLPAEACSVTLRDARSLGNSGSDSNTNNGLSSSSSGSPCTSPSW, from the exons atgcaGGGAACTTCCAAGGTGATACTGGGAGCTACACTGATAatg GTGGTTAGCCTTGCCATTGTGTTGGGCCTCATTCTTGTGTTGCTTGCTGAGCTCTACTGCTCTCTGTTACTCCGTCGTCGTAGGCTTCGAGTTGCACCGCCCACCACTACCTCCAACACCTCTGCTGACCCCGTTGTAGCCGCCACGGACATTTCCCGGTCTCTTCCTTCAGCTCCTCGCAGGGATAACAATCGATCGGCCATTTCTCTTAGCAGCTTGTATGCTCATGGGGTTCTTAGTGCTCCCAGAAACTTTCTTTTCCCCACCGTCCCCTGTGTTAAAGACAACAATGTAACTGATGTAGCTGAACCTGAAGCAAAGAGCCAAAGCTCTCAACTTCATCGGGTTATTGACATTGACACCCATGAATCATCCCTTAGTCCTCATCGAATCGGTCGCATTTCCACTCCATCCCACCCTCCATCGCCCATTATCTCAGCCTCGGCTGATCTGTACATTTCGAAAGCTTGTGCTCTGAGTAAATTAAACCCTTCCATTGCCTGTAATGACAGTTCTTCCAATGGCAGTGACCATTTTATGTACATATCAAACCCTATTTATGACAATGATGCAATCAGGCCAAGCAGAGGAGACACCCCATTTGAAACACCAAATTCCTCTCCCTCAGGATTGGAAAGATGTAGTAGTTCTTCTGAGGAAGATGAGATTGTAGCATCTCCTTCAAGTACTATCCATTCACTCCCTACTACGCCTCCTTTAACCCCAATGAAGAAGCTCCCAGCTGAGGCTTGTTCCGTCACATTGAGAGATGCCAGGTCCTTGGGGAATTCTGGGAGTGATTCTAACACCAACAATGGTctgtcatcttcttcctctggtTCTCCCTGTACCTCACCTTCATGGTGA
- the LOC120071124 gene encoding uncharacterized protein LOC120071124 isoform X1 translates to MQGTSKVILGATLIMVVSLAIVLGLILVLLAELYCSLLLRRRRLRVAPPTTTSNTSADPVVAATDISRSLPSAPRRDNNRSAISLSSLYAHGVLSAPRNFLFPTVPCVKDNNVTDVAEPEAKSQSSQLHRVIDIDTHESSLSPHRIGRISTPSHPPSPIISASADLYISKACALSKLNPSIACNDSSSNGSDHFMYISNPIYDNDAIRPSRGDTPFETPNSSPSGLERCSSSSEEDEIVASPSSTIHSLPTTPPLTPMKKLPAEACSVTLRDARSLGNSGSDSNTNNGLSSSSSGSPCTSPSW, encoded by the coding sequence atgcaGGGAACTTCCAAGGTGATACTGGGAGCTACACTGATAATGGTGGTTAGCCTTGCCATTGTGTTGGGCCTCATTCTTGTGTTGCTTGCTGAGCTCTACTGCTCTCTGTTACTCCGTCGTCGTAGGCTTCGAGTTGCACCGCCCACCACTACCTCCAACACCTCTGCTGACCCCGTTGTAGCCGCCACGGACATTTCCCGGTCTCTTCCTTCAGCTCCTCGCAGGGATAACAATCGATCGGCCATTTCTCTTAGCAGCTTGTATGCTCATGGGGTTCTTAGTGCTCCCAGAAACTTTCTTTTCCCCACCGTCCCCTGTGTTAAAGACAACAATGTAACTGATGTAGCTGAACCTGAAGCAAAGAGCCAAAGCTCTCAACTTCATCGGGTTATTGACATTGACACCCATGAATCATCCCTTAGTCCTCATCGAATCGGTCGCATTTCCACTCCATCCCACCCTCCATCGCCCATTATCTCAGCCTCGGCTGATCTGTACATTTCGAAAGCTTGTGCTCTGAGTAAATTAAACCCTTCCATTGCCTGTAATGACAGTTCTTCCAATGGCAGTGACCATTTTATGTACATATCAAACCCTATTTATGACAATGATGCAATCAGGCCAAGCAGAGGAGACACCCCATTTGAAACACCAAATTCCTCTCCCTCAGGATTGGAAAGATGTAGTAGTTCTTCTGAGGAAGATGAGATTGTAGCATCTCCTTCAAGTACTATCCATTCACTCCCTACTACGCCTCCTTTAACCCCAATGAAGAAGCTCCCAGCTGAGGCTTGTTCCGTCACATTGAGAGATGCCAGGTCCTTGGGGAATTCTGGGAGTGATTCTAACACCAACAATGGTctgtcatcttcttcctctggtTCTCCCTGTACCTCACCTTCATGGTGA
- the LOC120071123 gene encoding uncharacterized protein LOC120071123 produces MLDGILGRGFTSKCKSLIKLTKSRIDVIRRKKKATLKFLKKDIADLLANGLDINAYGRAEGLLVELSISSCYDFVEQSCDTVLQHLPVMQKQRECPEECCEAIASLMFAAARFSDLPELRELRQIFQERFGTSLEHLENRKFVENLASKPSTLEKKVQLLQDIALEFSIKWDSVGFEKRMSTPPAYAQGLPKDQGSYNAAVEKSPHAKEIDPRVGKDGGVLYKENFEHANGRHRFVNPSDSTISGGKELKFQARQELSGHEHENRLHDKQETLMKFDGRINDYGEKKGSTVGKHEARNGRVGSSPTIGRMGSSSSSEVPGDGDNGLVVHNAKERIVPDYLKSPYNIPGPLISKHEAGNRMMGSVFRTSRMGSSSSSEVLGDADDQPVVHNGRERTVPNYLKSSPYNNPGLAPRNDAGLQLKSDIKEPSSGNTHSGHNGGGLIFKSDLKESFGNTHTGHGYAVLQGKAEEDKQNLKPSYNSILPPPYVKANSRRKDHKDRSHMELSRSGHDNNCISTDPQKPVKSEMTAAVLQLEPHHSDHDRQVTGPMRANSRGGEMDHVFGARIPPDALPKPRSVRRRHHKPRSSHSVDDNSEDIQMVRKKSRSSRRRDDKRGLQLLVDEQENERDEEERIIDKLLIHYSKKSSSFEPGKMRRKPKNHIALENGTDGVKSPLNLISRDGADKQADTVSPPARSVSLPREHHLGPSEATKVFGRAASFQPDRSNAAKHVHPKLPDYDDLAARFAALRGR; encoded by the exons ATGTTGGATGGGATTCTCGGTCGAGGATTTACTTCCAAGTG CAAATCCTTGATTAAATTGACCAAAAGTCGGATCGATGTGATtcggaggaagaagaaagcaaCTCTGAAATTTCTTAAGAAAGATATTGCTGATCTACTCGCTAATGGGCTGGACATTAATGCTTATGGAAgg GCTGAGGGTCTTCTTGTTGAATTATCAATTTCGTCCTGTTATGATTTCGTGGAGCAATCATGTGATACTGTGTTGCAGCATCTTCCGGTCATGCAAAAGCAGAG GGAATGCCCTGAGGAATGTTGTGAGGCTATTGCATCTCTAATGTTTGCCGCTGCTAGATTTTCGGATTTGCCAGAATTGCGTGAGCTCAGGCAAATTTTTCAAGAGAGGTTTGGGACTTCTTTGGAACATCTGGAGAACCGAAAG TTTGTTGAGAATTTAGCTTCCAAGCCTTCCACATTGGAGAAGAAAGTTCAGTTATTGCAAGACATAGCATTGGAGTTTTCAATTAAGTGGGATTCTGTGGGCTTTGAGAAGAGAATGTCTACTCCCCCAGCCTATGCTCAG GGCCTACCTAAGGATCAAGGGTCTTACAATGCTGCAGTAGAAAAAAGTCCTCATGCTAAGGAAATTGATCCAAGAGTGGGTAAGGATGGTGGTGTGTTATACAAAGAAAATTTTGAGCATGCAAATGGTAGGCACAGATTTGTCAATCCCAGTGATAGTACCATTTCTGGAGGAAAAGAACTCAAGTTTCAGGCTAGGCAAGAATTATCCGGACACGAACACGAGAATAGACTACATGACAAACAAGAGACGCTCATGAAATTTGATGGCCGTATAAATGATTATGGGGAGAAGAAAGGTTCCACAGTTGGTAAGCATGAAGCTAGAAATGGAAGAGTGGGTTCTAGCCCCACAATTGGTAGAATGGGCAGCTCTTCTTCGAGTGAAGTACCAGGAGATGGGGATAATGGACTGGTTGTGCATAATGCCAAAGAACGGATAGTTCCGGATTACTTGAAGTCACCTTACAATATTCCAGGTCCTCTTATTAGTAAGCATGAAGCTGGAAATAGGATGATGGGCTCTGTCTTCAGAACTAGTAGAATGGGTAGTTCTTCTTCCAGTGAAGTATTGGGAGATGCAGATGATCAACCAGTTGTGCATAATGGTAGAGAGAGGACAGTTCCAAATTACTTGAAGTCTTCACCTTACAATAATCCAGGTCTTGCTCCTCGTAATGATGCAGGATTGCAGTTAAAAAGTGACATTAAAGAGCCATCATCCGGTAATACTCATTCTGGGCATAATGGAGGAGGTTTGATATTTAAGAGTGATTTAAAAGAATCATTTGGCAATACTCATACTGGGCATGGATATGCAGTCCTCCAGGGGAAGGCCGAGGAGGATAAACAGAATTTGAAACCCAGCTACAACAGTATCCTCCCTCCTCCATATGTAAAAGCCAACTCTAGAAGGAAGGATCACAAGGATAGGAGCCATATGGAACTATCACGTTCAGGCCATGACAACAATTGCATCTCAACAGATCCTCAGAAGCCTGTCAAGTCAGAAATGACTGCCGCTGTCCTCCAATTAGAACCCCACCATTCTGACCATGACAGGCAGGTTACTGGTCCTATGAGGGCAAATAGTCGTGGTGGTGAGATGGATCATGTCTTTGGTGCTCGAATACCTCCTGATGCTCTGCCGAAACCAAGATCGGTACGGAGAAGGCACCATAAGCCACGTTCTAGTCATTCAGTTGATGACAATTCTGAGGACATTCAAATGGTGAGAAAAAAGTCGAGAAGTAGTAGGAGAAGGGATGATAAACGAGGCTTGCAGCTATTAGTAGACGAACAAGAGAATGaaagggatgaagaagaaaggataaTAGACAAGCTTTTGATACATTACAGTAAGAAATCTTCATCCTTCGAACCAGGAAAGATGAGAAGGAAACCGAAAAATCATATTGCTCTTGAAAATGGTACTGATGGTGTCAAGTCCCCTTTGAATCTAATTAGCAGAGATGGGGCTGATAAGCAGGCAGATACAGTTTCTCCACCAGCTCGATCAGTTTCCCTACCTCGTGAACATCATCTGGGTCCATCAGAAGCAACCAAAGTATTTGGTCGGGCTGCTTCCTTTCAACCAGACCGATCAAATGCAGCTAAACATGTTCATCCTAAATTACCTGACTACGATGATTTGGCTGCCCGATTTGCAGCCTTGAGAGGAAGGTAA
- the LOC120071334 gene encoding uncharacterized protein LOC120071334 — MASISLFSSKTLVLPSATYLPISSSSTNHTCCFGGCRCSFPNKPISTSNLIIGRRRTGRQVVRMAPEEEKLTRRNPLDFPIEWERPKPGRRPDIFPQFSPMKTPLPPPLPCDPPEEDEEEEEKKEEEEENPDKENPDEPEKQ; from the exons ATGGCGTCGATATCCTTGTTCAGCTCTAAAACCCTAGTCTTACCGTCGGCGACCTACCTACCAATCTCTTCTTCGTCTACAAACCATACTTGCTGTTTTGGTGGCTGCAGATGCTCTTTCCCAAACAAGCCAATTTCTACTTCTAATTTGATCATTGGCAGAAGGAGAACGGGGAGGCAGGTGGTTCGTATGGCCCCGGAGGAAGAGAAGCTCACTCGTCGCAATCCTCTCGATTTCCCAATT GAGTGGGAGAGGCCTAAGCCAGGACGTAGACCAGACATCTTTCCGCAATTTAGCCCCATGAAAACACCGTTGCCACCACCATTGCCATGTGATCCCCCAGAAGAAGATgaggaggaggaagagaagaaagaggaagaagaggaaaatccTGACAAGGAAAATCCAGATGAGCCTGAGAAGCAGTAG